One stretch of Rosistilla oblonga DNA includes these proteins:
- a CDS encoding IS256 family transposase — MNQTKTDRTDVPVDNQIDPEVVSFRAQFDQRSPLDEIVREGARRMLQSAIDAEVEAFIGMHSSRTDERGRRLVVKNGSLPERDILTGAGSIPITQGRVRDNDPDRKRRVTFSPSVLPSYLRKTKAIEELIPWLYLKGISTGDFAEARQSLVGARAAGLSPNVVCRLKEQWCSEYDDWSKRDLSDKQYVYVWADGIHAKVRLEDDANKKQCLLVLMAATPDGKKELIAVLDGYRESEQSWSELLIDLKQRGLKMAPKIAIGDGALGFWAAIRKVFPETREQRCWVHKTANVLNKMPKSVQPKAKGDLHEIWQAETKAEANKAFDHFLEKYGAKYAPACACLKKDRDVLLAFYDFPAEHWSHLRTTNPIESTFATIRLRHRKTKGSGTRRASLAMMFRPAQSASKKWRRLNCHEKITLVIEGRSCKDGIMQDEIAA, encoded by the coding sequence ATGAATCAGACTAAAACAGATCGAACCGACGTGCCAGTGGACAACCAGATCGATCCCGAAGTGGTTTCGTTTCGGGCTCAGTTCGACCAGCGAAGTCCACTCGACGAAATTGTCCGCGAAGGAGCCAGGCGAATGCTGCAATCTGCGATCGACGCTGAAGTCGAAGCGTTCATCGGCATGCATTCCAGTCGAACCGATGAGCGAGGCAGACGACTCGTCGTCAAAAACGGAAGCTTGCCGGAGCGGGACATCCTCACCGGTGCTGGATCCATTCCCATCACCCAGGGGCGAGTTCGTGACAATGACCCCGATCGAAAACGACGGGTCACGTTTTCGCCCAGCGTGTTGCCAAGCTACCTGCGAAAGACCAAGGCCATCGAAGAATTGATTCCTTGGCTGTACCTCAAAGGGATCTCGACCGGTGATTTCGCGGAAGCCCGTCAGTCGCTTGTGGGCGCGCGTGCCGCGGGGCTGAGTCCCAACGTCGTCTGTCGGCTCAAGGAACAGTGGTGTAGCGAGTACGACGATTGGAGCAAGCGTGATTTATCCGACAAGCAATACGTTTACGTCTGGGCTGATGGCATTCACGCGAAGGTCCGCCTGGAAGACGATGCCAACAAAAAGCAGTGCTTGCTGGTGCTGATGGCAGCAACGCCCGATGGCAAAAAGGAACTGATCGCCGTCCTCGATGGCTACCGTGAAAGCGAACAAAGCTGGAGTGAACTGCTCATCGATCTCAAGCAACGAGGCCTGAAGATGGCTCCGAAGATCGCCATCGGTGACGGTGCGTTAGGCTTCTGGGCGGCGATTCGGAAAGTGTTTCCCGAGACCCGCGAACAGCGCTGCTGGGTCCATAAGACGGCCAACGTTTTGAACAAGATGCCCAAGAGCGTGCAGCCCAAGGCGAAGGGTGACCTGCACGAAATCTGGCAAGCCGAGACGAAGGCCGAAGCGAACAAAGCGTTCGATCACTTCCTTGAAAAATACGGTGCGAAATACGCTCCTGCATGCGCGTGCTTAAAGAAGGACCGCGACGTGCTGCTGGCATTCTACGACTTCCCGGCGGAGCACTGGAGTCACCTCCGAACGACCAACCCGATCGAGTCCACGTTCGCGACGATCCGGCTTCGCCATCGAAAGACCAAAGGAAGTGGAACCCGGCGAGCAAGCTTGGCGATGATGTTCAGGCCCGCCCAATCAGCATCCAAGAAATGGAGACGCCTGAACTGCCACGAAAAGATCA